The following are encoded together in the Bos javanicus breed banteng chromosome 4, ARS-OSU_banteng_1.0, whole genome shotgun sequence genome:
- the EN2 gene encoding homeobox protein engrailed-2, with product MEENDPKPSEAAAAEGQRPPESSPSGGAGSPGDPDTGRRRALMLPAVLQAPGNHQHPHRITNFFIDNILRPEFGRRKDAGTCCPGTGGGRGAGAGGEGGVEGGGGAGGAEQLLGSGREPRQNAPGAPGAGGPLPGGGGSDSPGDGEGGSKALSLHSGAKKGGDPGGPLDGALKARGLGGGDLSVSSDSDSSQASANLGAQPMLWPAWVYCTRYSDRPSSGPRSRKPKKKNPNKEDKRPRTAFTAEQLQRLKAEFQTNRYLTEQRRQSLAQELSLNESQIKIWFQNKRAKIKKATGSKNTLAVHLMAQGLYNHSTTAKEGKSDSE from the exons ATGGAGGAGAATGACCCCAAGCCCAGCgaagcggcggcggcggaggggcAGCGGCCGCCGGAATCCAGCCCCAGCGGCGGCGCCGGCAGCCCGGGCGACCCGGACACTGGCCGCCGGCGGGCTCTGATGCTGCCTGCGGTTCTGCAGGCGCCGGGCAACCACCAGCACCCACACCGCATCACCAACTTCTTCATCGACAACATCCTGCGGCCCGAGTTTGGCCGTAGAAAGGACGCGGGGACGTGCTGTCCCGGAACCGGAGGAGGCAGAGGCGCCGGGGCAGGCGGCGAAGGCGGCGTGGAGGGAggcggcggcgcgggcggcgCGGAGCAGCTCCTGGGGTCGGGCCGGGAGCCCCGGCAGAACGCGCCCGGGGCGCCTGGGGCGGGCGGGCCGCTGCCCGGCGGTGGCGGTAGCGACTCTCCGGGTGACGGCGAAGGCGGCTCCAAGGCGCTCTCACTGCACAGCGGCGCCAAGAAAGGCGGAGACCCCGGGGGTCCCCTAGACGGGGCGCTCAAGGCCCGCGGCTTGGGCGGCGGCGACCTGTCGGTGAGCTCAGACTCGGACAGTTCGCAGGCCAGCGCCAACCTGGGCGCGCAGCCCATGCTCTGGCCGGCTTGGGTATACTGCACGCGCTACTCGGACCGACCTTCTTCAG GTCCCAGATCTCGCAAACCAAAGAAGAAGAACCCCAACAAAGAAGACAAGCGGCCCCGCACGGCCTTCACGGCAGAGCAGCTGCAGCGGCTCAAGGCCGAGTTCCAGACCAACAGGTACCTGACGGAGCAGCGGCGCCAGAGCCTGGCGCAGGAGCTCAGCCTCAACGAGTCGCAGATCAAGATCTGGTTCCAGAACAAGCGCGCCAAGATCAAGAAGGCCACGGGCAGCAAGAACACGCTGGCCGTGCACCTCATGGCGCAGGGCCTGTACAACCACTCCACCACAGCCAAGGAGGGCAAGTCGGACAGCGAGTAG